The following coding sequences are from one Triticum dicoccoides isolate Atlit2015 ecotype Zavitan chromosome 4A, WEW_v2.0, whole genome shotgun sequence window:
- the LOC119288341 gene encoding receptor-like protein kinase 7 isoform X1 encodes MQFWSRVAAMLPIELNNQGIVDNLTENNKTRVWVSRRIGEDQLYLVHVQRTPGIGLPTSLVVKYFQNMNPTPLLDDSVKNRCKSEMILLASISHNNIINVLDVIERDEAVMLAYKYEVNGNLGYWLHQPKDAGRPLSWPERRTIAIGVAKGLCHLHHGCNKPIVHHNISSHNILLDQNFKAVIASFGAAQMNMVGLNQPLPIAEIPVGNFGYAAPEYGTAPGQLTEKVDIYSFGVVLLELVTGRVANGAGADGHLAIWAQDNCNELMANHREMFMMVVDREIPDRARYMEEMVMVFRLGVDCTARGPHLRPSMQMVLKRLRRGRFRAPLSCYLL; translated from the exons ATGCAGTTCTGGAGCCGTGTTGCGGCCATGCTGCCCATTGAGCTCAACAATCAAGGCATAGTCGACAACCTCACCGAAAATAATAAGACCAGGGTGTGGGTTAGCAGACGGATAGGGGAGGACCAACTCTACTTGGTGCATGTTCAGCGCACTCCAGGCATTGGTCTCCCGACCTCACTGGTCGTCAAGTATTTCCAGAACATGAACCCAACACCGCTACTGGATGACAGTGTTAAGAATCGATGCAAGTCAGAGATGATCCTGTTAGCTAGCATCTCACACAACAACATCATCAACGTCCTAGATGTCATCGAGAGGGATGAGGCCGTCATGCTAGCCTACAAGTATGAGGTGAATGGCAACCTTGGCTACTGGCTGCACCAGCCCAAGGATGCCGGTCGTCCATTGTCCTGGCCGGAGAGGAGGACCATCGCCATCGGCGTCGCCAAAGGGCTCTGCCACTTGCACCATGGATGCAACAAGCCGATTGTCCACCACAACATCAGCTCCCACAACATCTTGCTTGATCAGAATTTCAAGGCCGTGATAGCCAGTTTTGGCGCTGCACAGATGAACATGGTCGGCCTCAACCAACCGTTGCCGATCGCGGAGATTCCGGTTGGTAACTTTGGGTATGCAGCTCCAG AATATGGTACAGCGCCAGGCCAGCTGACGGAGAAAGTAGACATTTACAGTTTTGGTGTGGTGCTGCTAGAGCTCGTCACAGGGCGGGTGGCGAACGGAGCTGGAGCGGATGGTCATTTGGCGATTTGGGCACAGGATAATTGCAATGAGCTGATGGCAAATCATCGGGAAATGTTCATGATGGTCGtcgacagagagatcccagatcgtGCACGATAcatggaggagatggtgatggtgttcAGGCTGGGTGTGGATTGCACCGCCAGGGGTCCGCATCTAAGGCCGTCCATGCAGATGGTTCTCAAACGTCTCCGCCGGGGCCGATTCCGTGCCCCCCTCAGCTGCTACCTACTGTGA
- the LOC119288341 gene encoding MDIS1-interacting receptor like kinase 1-like isoform X2, with protein sequence MQFWSRVAAMLPIELNNQGIVDNLTENNKTRVWVSRRIGEDQLYLVHVQRTPGIGLPTSLVVKYFQNMNPTPLLDDSVKNRCKSEMILLASISHNNIINVLDVIERDEAVMLAYKYEVNGNLGYWLHQPKDAGRPLSWPERRTIAIGVAKGLCHLHHGCNKPIVHHNISSHNILLDQNFKAVIASFGAAQMNMVGLNQPLPIAEIPVGNFGYAAPGN encoded by the exons ATGCAGTTCTGGAGCCGTGTTGCGGCCATGCTGCCCATTGAGCTCAACAATCAAGGCATAGTCGACAACCTCACCGAAAATAATAAGACCAGGGTGTGGGTTAGCAGACGGATAGGGGAGGACCAACTCTACTTGGTGCATGTTCAGCGCACTCCAGGCATTGGTCTCCCGACCTCACTGGTCGTCAAGTATTTCCAGAACATGAACCCAACACCGCTACTGGATGACAGTGTTAAGAATCGATGCAAGTCAGAGATGATCCTGTTAGCTAGCATCTCACACAACAACATCATCAACGTCCTAGATGTCATCGAGAGGGATGAGGCCGTCATGCTAGCCTACAAGTATGAGGTGAATGGCAACCTTGGCTACTGGCTGCACCAGCCCAAGGATGCCGGTCGTCCATTGTCCTGGCCGGAGAGGAGGACCATCGCCATCGGCGTCGCCAAAGGGCTCTGCCACTTGCACCATGGATGCAACAAGCCGATTGTCCACCACAACATCAGCTCCCACAACATCTTGCTTGATCAGAATTTCAAGGCCGTGATAGCCAGTTTTGGCGCTGCACAGATGAACATGGTCGGCCTCAACCAACCGTTGCCGATCGCGGAGATTCCGGTTGGTAACTTTGGGTATGCAGCTCCAG GCAATTGA